A section of the Heterodontus francisci isolate sHetFra1 chromosome 7, sHetFra1.hap1, whole genome shotgun sequence genome encodes:
- the LOC137372250 gene encoding caspase-8-like isoform X1: MYPRQCNYSRSGNSVTDRAFEARMDDTSFQFQALLNHISENLGSDELKAMKFLCRDLLNSNRLGKADSGHKLFSSLQEQGLLDVNDNFIVAELLYRIKQFKLLKKMNYDRHQICKELKVPGKARISSYRQLLFEVSEDITMKDLETVKLFLHNHLSKSKLESITTMLDAFIEMEKEELLEEDNMELLKDICKQLGEYLVKKFDHYRQEVSQDQQAPVSDSHSNITIQDMREQDGNTFPSQSITMNSQLQSLGRYKMESNPRGYCVIINNSNFKEMPERRGTNVDAERLERVFRWLTFQVIRFENLTAEEMREKMNCYREKDHTSHDCFICCILTHGERGVMCGTDGEQIPIQEITSLFSASQCHSLRQKPKLFFIQACQGSKKQDGVGIESSRVETESSRVETESSRVETESSRVGSESSRVGAEPSSVGAEPSSVGAEPSSVGTEPSRVETEPSRVETVPSSVETEPSRVETVPSSVETEPSSVGTEPSSVGTEPSSVGTEPSSVGTEPSSIGTEPSSVSPMLESDAVSSTSATIPDEADFLLGMATVEGYVSFRHIQQGTWYIQSLCENLEKHCPSEDLLSILTIVNRDVSVKKDKKDKTQMPQPRYTLREKLYFPVTQSFSNFINCS; this comes from the exons ATGTATCCCCGGCAATGTAACTACTCTCGATCCGGCAACAGTGTAACAGACAGG GCATTTGAAGCCAGGATGGATGACACCAGTTTCCAGTTCCAAGCTCTTCTCAACCACATCAGTGAGAACCTGGGCTCCGATGAACTGAAGGCTATGAAGTTTCTTTGCCGAGATTTGTTGAACAGCAACCGGCTTGGAAAGGCTGATTCCGGGCACAAACtcttcagctctctgcaagagcagggcCTTCTCGATGTGAACGATAACTTCATTGTCGCGGAGCTCCTGTACCGGATCAAACAATTCAAGCTCCTGAAGAAGATGAATTACGACAGACATCAGATCTGCAAGGAGCTGAAAGTTCCCGGGAAAGCAAGGATCTCATCATACAG acagcttttgtttgaggtgtcagAGGATATCACTATGAAGGACTTGGAGACTGTGAAACTTTTCTTGCACAACCATCTATCCAAATCTAAGCTGGAAAGTATCACA ACAATGCTGGATGCCTTCATTGAAATGGAGAAGGAGGAATTGCTGGAAGAAGATAATATGGAGCTTCTGAAGGACATCTGCAAGCAACTTGGAGAGTATTTAGTGAAGAAGTTTGATCATTACAGACAGGAAG tctcacaggatcAGCAAGCTCCTGTATCGGATTCACATAGCAACATCACGATTCAAG ATATGAGGGAGCAGGATGGCAATACTTTCCCCAGCCAGAGTATCACCATGAACTCTCAGCTCCAG AGTCTGGGCAGGTACAAAATGGAGAGTAACCCAAGGGGCTACTGTGTCATAATTAACAACAGTAACTTCAAAGAGATGCCAGAACGCAGAGGGACTAACGTGGATGCAG AGCGACTCGAGAGGGTCTTCAGGTGGCTGACGTTCCAGGTGATCCGGTTCGAGAACCTTACGGCTGAAGAGATGCGAGAGAAAATGAACTGTTACCGGGAGAAGGATCACACGTCCCATGATTGCTTTATCTGCTGCATCCTGACCCACGGCGAGAGGGGTGTGATGTGTGGCACAGATGGAGAGCAGATCCCCATTCAAGAAATCACCTCCTTATTCTCGGCCTCACAATGCCACTCCCTCCGGCAAAAGCCCAAGCTCTTCTTCATCCAGGCTTGTCAGGGCTCCAAAAAACAGGACGGTGTTGGCATCGAGTCCAGCAGGGTTGAGACCGAGTCCAGCAGGGTTGAGACCGAGTCCAGCAGGGTTGAGACCGAGTCCAGCAGGGTTGGGAGCGAGTCCAGCAGGGTTGGGGCCGAGCCCAGCAGCGTTGGGGCCGAGCCCAGCAGCGTTGGGGCCGAGCCCAGCAGCGTTGGGACCGAGCCCAGCAGGGTTGAGACCGAGCCCAGCAGAGTTGAGACAGTGCCCAGCAGCGTTGAGACCGAGCCCAGCAGGGTTGAGACAGTGCCCAGCAGCGTTGAGACCGAGCCCAGCAGCGTTGGGACCGAGCCCAGCAGCGTTGGGACCGAGCCCAGCAGCGTTGGGACCGAGCCCAGCAGCGTTGGGACCGAGCCCAGCAGCATTGGGACCGAGCCCAGCAGCGTCAGCCCCATGCTGGAGTCGGATGCAGTCAGCAGCACGAGTGCCACCATCCCTGATGAGGCAGACTTCCTCCTGGGCATGGCAACAGTGGAGGGATACGTCTCATTCCGACATATTCAACAGGGCACCTGGTATATCCAATCGCTATGCGAGAACCTGGAGAAACACTGCCCCAG CGAGGACCTGCTGAGCATTCTGACCATCGTCAACCGGGATGTCAGTGTGAAAAAAGACAAGAAAGACAAGACTCAAATGCCGCAGCCCCGTTACACCCTCAGGGAGAAACTTTATTTCCCCGTGACTCAaagcttcagtaatttcatcaactGCTCATAG
- the LOC137372250 gene encoding caspase-8-like isoform X2 yields the protein MDDTSFQFQALLNHISENLGSDELKAMKFLCRDLLNSNRLGKADSGHKLFSSLQEQGLLDVNDNFIVAELLYRIKQFKLLKKMNYDRHQICKELKVPGKARISSYRQLLFEVSEDITMKDLETVKLFLHNHLSKSKLESITTMLDAFIEMEKEELLEEDNMELLKDICKQLGEYLVKKFDHYRQEVSQDQQAPVSDSHSNITIQDMREQDGNTFPSQSITMNSQLQSLGRYKMESNPRGYCVIINNSNFKEMPERRGTNVDAERLERVFRWLTFQVIRFENLTAEEMREKMNCYREKDHTSHDCFICCILTHGERGVMCGTDGEQIPIQEITSLFSASQCHSLRQKPKLFFIQACQGSKKQDGVGIESSRVETESSRVETESSRVETESSRVGSESSRVGAEPSSVGAEPSSVGAEPSSVGTEPSRVETEPSRVETVPSSVETEPSRVETVPSSVETEPSSVGTEPSSVGTEPSSVGTEPSSVGTEPSSIGTEPSSVSPMLESDAVSSTSATIPDEADFLLGMATVEGYVSFRHIQQGTWYIQSLCENLEKHCPSEDLLSILTIVNRDVSVKKDKKDKTQMPQPRYTLREKLYFPVTQSFSNFINCS from the exons ATGGATGACACCAGTTTCCAGTTCCAAGCTCTTCTCAACCACATCAGTGAGAACCTGGGCTCCGATGAACTGAAGGCTATGAAGTTTCTTTGCCGAGATTTGTTGAACAGCAACCGGCTTGGAAAGGCTGATTCCGGGCACAAACtcttcagctctctgcaagagcagggcCTTCTCGATGTGAACGATAACTTCATTGTCGCGGAGCTCCTGTACCGGATCAAACAATTCAAGCTCCTGAAGAAGATGAATTACGACAGACATCAGATCTGCAAGGAGCTGAAAGTTCCCGGGAAAGCAAGGATCTCATCATACAG acagcttttgtttgaggtgtcagAGGATATCACTATGAAGGACTTGGAGACTGTGAAACTTTTCTTGCACAACCATCTATCCAAATCTAAGCTGGAAAGTATCACA ACAATGCTGGATGCCTTCATTGAAATGGAGAAGGAGGAATTGCTGGAAGAAGATAATATGGAGCTTCTGAAGGACATCTGCAAGCAACTTGGAGAGTATTTAGTGAAGAAGTTTGATCATTACAGACAGGAAG tctcacaggatcAGCAAGCTCCTGTATCGGATTCACATAGCAACATCACGATTCAAG ATATGAGGGAGCAGGATGGCAATACTTTCCCCAGCCAGAGTATCACCATGAACTCTCAGCTCCAG AGTCTGGGCAGGTACAAAATGGAGAGTAACCCAAGGGGCTACTGTGTCATAATTAACAACAGTAACTTCAAAGAGATGCCAGAACGCAGAGGGACTAACGTGGATGCAG AGCGACTCGAGAGGGTCTTCAGGTGGCTGACGTTCCAGGTGATCCGGTTCGAGAACCTTACGGCTGAAGAGATGCGAGAGAAAATGAACTGTTACCGGGAGAAGGATCACACGTCCCATGATTGCTTTATCTGCTGCATCCTGACCCACGGCGAGAGGGGTGTGATGTGTGGCACAGATGGAGAGCAGATCCCCATTCAAGAAATCACCTCCTTATTCTCGGCCTCACAATGCCACTCCCTCCGGCAAAAGCCCAAGCTCTTCTTCATCCAGGCTTGTCAGGGCTCCAAAAAACAGGACGGTGTTGGCATCGAGTCCAGCAGGGTTGAGACCGAGTCCAGCAGGGTTGAGACCGAGTCCAGCAGGGTTGAGACCGAGTCCAGCAGGGTTGGGAGCGAGTCCAGCAGGGTTGGGGCCGAGCCCAGCAGCGTTGGGGCCGAGCCCAGCAGCGTTGGGGCCGAGCCCAGCAGCGTTGGGACCGAGCCCAGCAGGGTTGAGACCGAGCCCAGCAGAGTTGAGACAGTGCCCAGCAGCGTTGAGACCGAGCCCAGCAGGGTTGAGACAGTGCCCAGCAGCGTTGAGACCGAGCCCAGCAGCGTTGGGACCGAGCCCAGCAGCGTTGGGACCGAGCCCAGCAGCGTTGGGACCGAGCCCAGCAGCGTTGGGACCGAGCCCAGCAGCATTGGGACCGAGCCCAGCAGCGTCAGCCCCATGCTGGAGTCGGATGCAGTCAGCAGCACGAGTGCCACCATCCCTGATGAGGCAGACTTCCTCCTGGGCATGGCAACAGTGGAGGGATACGTCTCATTCCGACATATTCAACAGGGCACCTGGTATATCCAATCGCTATGCGAGAACCTGGAGAAACACTGCCCCAG CGAGGACCTGCTGAGCATTCTGACCATCGTCAACCGGGATGTCAGTGTGAAAAAAGACAAGAAAGACAAGACTCAAATGCCGCAGCCCCGTTACACCCTCAGGGAGAAACTTTATTTCCCCGTGACTCAaagcttcagtaatttcatcaactGCTCATAG